The Rathayibacter caricis DSM 15933 genomic sequence GGCCGTGCTCCTTGATCGTGCGCAGGAGCCACGACAGCGCCGCGTGCGTCTCCTCCCGCAGTCCGAAGCGGACGAGCGCGTGCGCCGTGTAGGCGGCGTCGCGCACCCAGGCGAAGCGGTAGTCCCAGTTCTTGCCGCCGTTCGGCGACTCGGGGAGCGAGGTCGTCGCCGCGGCCGCGATGGCACCGGTGGGCGAGTAGATCAGCAGCTTCAGCGCGAGGGCGCTGCGCTGCACGGCGTCGGCCCACGGGCCGTCGTAGGAGAACTCCTCCGACCAGGCGCGCCAACTGCGGATCGTCCGGTCGATGCCCCGGTCGACGTTGTGCGCGTCGGGGAAGTGCAGCGGCTCGTCATGGGTGGCCGAGACCACGAGGACGTGGCGGCTGGGCTTCTTCCCGCCCGAGACGGTGAAGGACCCGGTGAGCTCGTCGCCTGCTCCGGAGGGGGCGTCGTCGCCGTCCGGTCCGTGCTCCTGACCGGTGACGCCGATCGTGACGTCGCCCGCGCGGATCAGGGAGCGGCCGTCGGCGTTCTGGATCCACGGCGAGACCGTGCCGAGGCCGGTGCCGGGACGGACGGCCCAGCGCATCCGCACCTCGCCCGTCACGCCGTCGACCCGGCGGGCGAGCTCGGCCCACGGGAGGCGGCCCGCGATGCCGGTCACGAGGGCGTCGGTGACCGTGACCGAGCCCTTCTCGGTCGTGAAGGTGGTCTCGAGGACGTTCGTGTCCTGCAGGTAGCGGCGGGTGACCTCCGCGGGATCCTCGGGCCGCAGCTCGACGCAGCCGCCGGACTCCGGGTCGATCAGCGCGGCGAACGCGGGGGTCGAGCCGAGGTCGGGCACCGGCAGCCAGTCGACGCTGCCGTCGCGCGCGATCAGGGCGACCGTCCTCCCGTCGCCGATCGCCGCGTAGTCGCGCAGGGGTCTGGTCGCTCGGGGTTCCGCCATGCCCTCACGCTAGGCGGCACGCCTGCGGCGGACCTGGGCTTGCGGGGGCGGGCGGATGCGGATACCGGCGCCTCGGATCAGGCCGTCGCCACCCCGCCGAACTCCTCCATGCGGGCGGTGAACTCGTCGCGGTCGCCCTCCTCGAGGAGGCTGTTCGCGTAGCCGGCCAGGAACGCCCCCTGCGTCGGCGGCACGAGGCCGACGTCGTCCAGCATCCGCTCCACGGCGCCGGAGGGGTCGGAGTCGAGGTCGACGAGGCCGAGTTCGACGGCCGGCACGGCCTGATCGCTCGAGTACGCGGTGACGACCCAGAACGTCGCCCTCGCCTCCTCGGCGCCGAGACCGTCGTCGATTCCGTAGCCCAGCTGGGCCCACTCCGACGGCGAGTCGGCGATGTCGACGGTGTCGAAGCCGAGCGGCGCGAGCGTCGCGGTGAAGCGGTCGACGACGGCCTGCTTGTCGGCGTCCGTCGAGAGGTCGGCGGCGGCGTAGCCGGTGGCCGAGATGTAGTCGTAGAGGAGGGACGGGCCGCCGTAGAGGTTCTCGGACCGCTCGTAGTACTCGTCGTCGGCCGAGTCCCACTCGCCGATCAGGGCGGCCTCGACCGCGGCGACGGCCTCCTCCGAGAGGGCGAGCGCCTCCTCGGCGGAGGGCTGGTCGAGCACGTCGGCGGCGTCGCCGTCCTCGTAGCCGGGGTAGCCGTAGAGGGGGTCGGACGCGTCGCCCGGGTCCTCGCCGAGAGGGTCCTCTCCGAAGGGGTCCTCGAACGGGTCCTCGCCGAACGGGCCCTCGGCGCCGCCCGGGGCGGGAGCGCTCGTGGTCGCCGACCCCGCGGTGTCGAGCGCCGCACCGATGCCGAGCGCGAGCAGCGTTCCGAGCACACCGGTGTAGACCAGGCCGACCACCGCGCTGACCGCCAGCGCGGTCCAGGCGCCGGCGCCCAGCGGCGGGCGCTGGGGCGGTGCGGCGGGAGGGAACGGCGGCGGGTCCGTCGGGACCGGGCTCGTCGGGACCTGGCTCATCGGGTTCCTCCGGGTGTCGAGCGGCAGACCCCGCCAGTTTTGCACGCCCTGAAGATCGCACGGGAGCCGCGCGGTCCGGGCGTCCGCGCGGCCGGCCCGGAGGATGATGGCGGCATGGACGACGTCGTGCCCCCCTCCGCTCACCCCTCCCTCGACGAGGTCGACGCGGGCCTGCGCGTCGTCGCGCTGCCCCTGCTGACTCGGTTCCGCGGAGTCGACCACCGCGAGATCGCGCTGGTGCGCGGTCCGGAGGGTTGGACGGAGTTCTCGCCGTTCCTCGAGTACGGACCGGAGGAGTCGGCCGCCTGGCTCCGCGCCGCGCTCGACTACGGCTGGAACCCGCTGCCGACGCCGCTGCGCGACCGCATCCCGGTGAACGCGACCGTGCCCGCCGTCCGCGTGGACGAGGTCGCGGCGATCCTCGCGAGCTACCACGGCTGCCGGACGGCCAAGGTGAAGGTGGCCGAGCGCGGGCAGACGCTCGCCGACGACGTCGCGCGCGTCGCCGAGGTGCGCCGGGTCCTCGGGCCGGAGGGGCGGATCCGCGTGGACGCGAACGGCGGCTGGAACGTGGACGAGGCCGAGCACGCGGTGCACGCACTCGCCGAGTACGACCTCGAGTACGTCGAGCAGCCGTGCGCGAGCGTCGACGAGCTCGCGCAGCTGCGGAAGCGGGTGAAGTACATGGGCATCCCGATCGCGGCCGACGAGAGCGTGCGCAAGGCCGCCGATCCGCTCGCCGTCGCCCGGGCGGGAGCCGCGGACCTGCTCGTGGTGAAGGCGCAGCCGCTCGGCGGCGTGCACCGGGCCCTGGCGATCACGGCCGAGGCGGGGCTGCCGGCCGTCGTCTCGAGCGCCCTCGACAGCTCCGTCGGCCTCGCGATGGGTGCCGCCCTAGCCGCCGCGCTGCCCGAGCTGCCCTACGACTGCGGACTCGGCACCGCCTCCCTCCTCGCCGCCGACGTCACCGAGCGGCCGCTGCGACCGGTCGACGGGTCGATCCCGGTCGAGCGGGTCGAGGTGTCGGAAGCCCTTCTCGAGCGCCGTGCCGTCGCTCCCGAGCGCCTCGCCTGGTGGCGCGACCGCCTCCGCTCGGCGCACGCCCTGCTCTGAGGCCTGGGCTCGGCGGCCGTGCAGCGCTACCCTCACCGCATGGCCGGGGACAGCGGGATCGAGCGCCGGCGGGCGCTCCTCGAGGACCTGATCGAGGCGAGCGGGATCGACGGCATCGACATCGCGACCATGTTCGGCGCCCCCGCGATCCGCCTCCAGGGCACGATCGTGTGCTTCCTCGGCCACGACGAGCACCTGATCGTCAAGCTGACCCGGCAGGAGATGCTCGACCTGGTCGAGACGGGCGCGGCCGAGCCGGTCGTGATGGGGCGGCGGACGCTGAAGGAGTGGGTCTCCGTCCCTCCGCTCGCCGAGGATCCCGCCTCGCTCCGACGCTGGTCCGGGCACGTCGTCCGCGCGCTGGCCCTCGCTCGCGAGCGGATCGCGGCGCCCCCGGTGTGAACCGAGTGGTGCACTGCGGCATGATGGACCCCGCCCGGTCGCCGATGCCCGCGGCGCACCCCTCCCCCTCGAGCATCGGAGTCCCGTGACCGCACCGACCGTTCCCGTCTTCCTCGACTGCGACACCGGCATCGACGACTCCCTCGCCCTCGCCTACCTGCTCCGCTCTCCGCGCGCCGACCTCGTCGGCATCAGCACCGTCAGCGGCAACACGGATGCGCGCCAGGCCGCCGTGAACACGCTCGGACTGCTCGCCCTCGCCGGCCGCATCGGCGTCCCGGTCGCGGTCGGCGCCCACGACTTCCTCGAGGAGCCCTACGCCGGCGGCGCCCCGCACGTGCACGGGGACAACGGCATCGGAGGCGTCGAGCTCCCCGACGGCGGCAGCCCGGTCGACGAGGACCCGGCCGACCTCCTCCTCCGCCTCGCCCGGGAGCACGAGGGCGAACTGCGGCTGATCGCCGTCGGACCCCTCACCAACATCGCCCTCGCGCTGCGCAAGCACCCGGAGCTGCCGGGGCTGCTGCACTCCGTCACCGTCATGGGCGGAGCCGCACTCGTGCCCGGCAACATCAGCGCCGTCGCCGAGGCGAACATCTGGCACGACCCGGCCGCCGCGGCCGAGGTGGTCGCCGCCGACTGGGACCTCACCCTCGTACCGCTCGACGTCACGATGAAGCACCTGATGAGCCAGGAGCACCGCGCGATCCTGCTCGATTCCGGCGACCCGCTCGCCGAGGCGATCGGCGAGGCCCTCGACTACTACTTCGACTTCTACGTGGGCCACTTCGGCGAGCGCACCGCCGCGATGCACGACCCGATGGCCGCCGCCATCGCCCTCGACGCGATCGGCATCGCCTCCGCCCCGACCGTCCCGGTCGAGGTCGACGCCACCTGGGGCCCGGGTCGCGGGCAGACCCTCCCGGACCTCCGCGGCATCTACCGCGACGTGCACCCCGAGGGCTCCCGCACCCGCTTCGTGCTCGCCCTCGACGAGCCGTTCGCTCCGCACCTGATCGACGTCATCGTCTCGAACGCCTGACGCCCGCACAGAGAAGGCCGAGAGCCCCGGGCAGCCGCACTTCGGCGGATCCGGGGCTCTCGGCCTTCGTTCTGCGGCCCGCCCGTCGGCGGGTGCCGGTGGGGTCGATCGCAAGGCGGAGGAGGGGCGCGGAGCGGCGCTACGAGCCCCGACGACAACGCCGCGAGCGGCCCCGCCGGCGCCCGCCGACTACATGCCGGTGTCGAGGCCGGAGTAGGCGTGGAGCCCCTTGAAGAACACGTTCACCACGCCGAAGTTGAACATCACGGCCGCGAAGCCGATGATGGCGAGCCACGCCGACGGGGTGCCCCGCCAGCCGCGGGTCGCGCGGGCGTGGATGTAGCCGGCGTAGATGGTCCAGATGATGAACGTCCAGACCTCCTTGGTGTCCCAGCCCCAGTAGCGGCCCCACGCCTTCTCGGCCCAGACGGCGCCGGCGATCAGGGTGAAGGTCCAGAGGATGAAGCCGATGATCGTGACGCGGTAGGCGAGGTTCTCGAGCGTGAGCGCGCTGGGCAGCGTCTTCAGGAACCGCAGGACGGAGCGCGGGTTCTCCTCCGCCCCC encodes the following:
- a CDS encoding o-succinylbenzoate synthase, whose product is MDDVVPPSAHPSLDEVDAGLRVVALPLLTRFRGVDHREIALVRGPEGWTEFSPFLEYGPEESAAWLRAALDYGWNPLPTPLRDRIPVNATVPAVRVDEVAAILASYHGCRTAKVKVAERGQTLADDVARVAEVRRVLGPEGRIRVDANGGWNVDEAEHAVHALAEYDLEYVEQPCASVDELAQLRKRVKYMGIPIAADESVRKAADPLAVARAGAADLLVVKAQPLGGVHRALAITAEAGLPAVVSSALDSSVGLAMGAALAAALPELPYDCGLGTASLLAADVTERPLRPVDGSIPVERVEVSEALLERRAVAPERLAWWRDRLRSAHALL
- a CDS encoding nucleoside hydrolase is translated as MTAPTVPVFLDCDTGIDDSLALAYLLRSPRADLVGISTVSGNTDARQAAVNTLGLLALAGRIGVPVAVGAHDFLEEPYAGGAPHVHGDNGIGGVELPDGGSPVDEDPADLLLRLAREHEGELRLIAVGPLTNIALALRKHPELPGLLHSVTVMGGAALVPGNISAVAEANIWHDPAAAAEVVAADWDLTLVPLDVTMKHLMSQEHRAILLDSGDPLAEAIGEALDYYFDFYVGHFGERTAAMHDPMAAAIALDAIGIASAPTVPVEVDATWGPGRGQTLPDLRGIYRDVHPEGSRTRFVLALDEPFAPHLIDVIVSNA
- a CDS encoding glycoside hydrolase family 15 protein produces the protein MAEPRATRPLRDYAAIGDGRTVALIARDGSVDWLPVPDLGSTPAFAALIDPESGGCVELRPEDPAEVTRRYLQDTNVLETTFTTEKGSVTVTDALVTGIAGRLPWAELARRVDGVTGEVRMRWAVRPGTGLGTVSPWIQNADGRSLIRAGDVTIGVTGQEHGPDGDDAPSGAGDELTGSFTVSGGKKPSRHVLVVSATHDEPLHFPDAHNVDRGIDRTIRSWRAWSEEFSYDGPWADAVQRSALALKLLIYSPTGAIAAAATTSLPESPNGGKNWDYRFAWVRDAAYTAHALVRFGLREETHAALSWLLRTIKEHGPDLHIFYGLDGSLPSGVTEYDVPGWAGIGPVVSGNGAQNQLQLGVFGDLFDICRIYVDSGNVLDIQTGRLLSRVADTTCDLWRNRDAGMWELEEEQHYTSSKMGCWQALDAAVHLAELGQIPGSPDRWRFERDRLREWIEERCWSDDLGSYVMYPGSSELDASVLLHAPSGYERGERMISTIDALVGELGRGALMFRYSGMEGEEHPFVACSFWLASALACVGRHDEAIALMDELVATLPNDVGIMSEMVATDDLAFWGNLPQGLSHLALVNAAITIEELAPEKVGSRKPGARKPGSGKRRSS
- a CDS encoding TfoX/Sxy family protein, coding for MAGDSGIERRRALLEDLIEASGIDGIDIATMFGAPAIRLQGTIVCFLGHDEHLIVKLTRQEMLDLVETGAAEPVVMGRRTLKEWVSVPPLAEDPASLRRWSGHVVRALALARERIAAPPV